In Bombus pascuorum chromosome 13, iyBomPasc1.1, whole genome shotgun sequence, a single genomic region encodes these proteins:
- the LOC132913636 gene encoding uncharacterized protein LOC132913636 isoform X3: MVVVMEFSGFFVLLLVVSIANSVSGHHHHRSVHADDKKKGDLMDHVKRYAASDNENVVLSEGDKSKSLRGEEAKGTVPFSERRLEKMLEKAILKIITGDLSTGDMLLLKSLNYSLEEVLAIRERELNKKKDEELRKKENIKSWSKVLYGDGEKKSKNWNKNSMGRSSSKNPDFENVKREDKKNRHVDRSPSYKDFDFEAYNRQAILDYENLPSNLEFQQSWSEPTVVDYEEATKASKEQDIANNLHRDFDRAMEPHVVFKIRYDDSEFDSSSGSDENNKNHLRMPKHHVSMMRHTTSRNTGNSFHASTSSPLSSTTATTVPLVYQLSSTNIKGNYLNNDPIATTLSTSSTVSTTKSTISDKISEEKNGTDIVVHVTNSTDKIEISKSVEKLSENKRISEYEGLEWVEDDVYRVIPEFVDSLGFENTEDNETSDYEDSIHDSRLNWNPEDNENDTLGYLNDTPDSVKLFMANNNVSAGSLPLANLSSYLQLAIAHRRGGNLTSSFDSQGEKAIEDIKTRVLALTGRFNLSTDANQVQRERLTMFSPTCQIPRNTDQDAWTDSFSMNMHFQLNLTSSDHVVAAKLRIFKLPQENTTSSSESTFDEEEEDEKKIRISVYYYTKTLKRHRSKKRLMDSVVTPLTSKGTHLALDVRQSLRFWRLNQRNSHGNGSNHGLVIQVEDQDGRPLKPALYIQQPSCADQDSDQKTSEYLHSSYEPVLVTFAS; the protein is encoded by the exons ATGGTGGTCGTCATGGAATTCTCTGGGTTCTTCGTATTGTTGTTGGTCGTCTCGATTGCAAACAGTGTCTCGGGCCACCATCATCACCGCAGTGTGCACGCGGACGACAAGAAGAAGGGAGATCTGATGGACCACGTGAAAAGGTACGCGGCCAGTGACAACGAGAACGTGGTGCTCTCCGAGGGCGACAAGAGTAAGAGTCTGAGGGGCGAAGAAGCTAAAGGCACCGTTCCCTTCAGCGAAAGGAGGCTGGAGAAGATGCTGGAGAAAGCTATCCTAAAAATAATCACTGGCGATCTCAGCACGGGTGACATGTTGCTATTAAAAAGCCTAAATTACAGTCTGGAGGAAGTTCTGGCGATTCGTGAGAGGGAGCTGAACaagaagaaagacgaagaactgaggaaaaaggaaaatataaaatcttggTCGAAGGTGTTGTACGGAgatggagaaaagaaaagtaaaaattggaataaaaattccatgGGCCGTTCGTCTTCGAAGAACCCTGATTTTGAAAACGTTAAAcgagaagataaaaagaatcgTCACGTGGATAGGTCACCTTCTTACAAAGATTTCGATTTTGAGGCGTATAATCGACAGGCGATTCTCGATTACGAGAACTTACCCTCCAACTTAGAATTTCAGCAATCCTGGTCGGAACCCACGGTTGTCGACTACGAAGAAGCTACCAAAGCTTCCAAGGAACAGGACATCGCAAATAATCTTCATCGTGACTTTGACAGAGCTATGGAGCCTCACGTGGTCTTCAAGATCCGATACGACGACTCTGAGTTCGATTCCAGCTCAGGTTCCGacgaaaataacaaaaatcatCTTAGAATGCCTAAACATCACGTTTCGATGATGAGACATACAACTTCGAGGAATACTGGTAATTCCTTTCATGCATCCACATCGTCACCGCTCTCTTCAACTACTGCTACTACTGTGCCTTTGGTTTATCAATTGAGCAGCACCAACATAAAGGGTAACTATCTAAACAATGATCCTATAGCAACCACACTTTCAACATCGAGTACCGTCAGTACCACCAAGAGTACCATTTCAGATAAAATTTCGGAAGAGAAAAATGGTACAGATATCGTCGTTCATGTTACCAATTCTActgataaaatagaaatttcaaaaagtgtAGAGAAACTTAGTGAGAATAAAAGGATCAGTGAATACGAAGGACTCGAATGGGTCGAAGATGACGTTTACAGAGTTATCCCTGAATTCGTGGATTCCCTTGGTTTCGAGAATACCGAGGATAATGAGACATCTGACTATGAAGATTCTATTCACGATTCCCGACTAAATTGGAATCCGGAGGATAACGAAAATGATACGTTGGGGTATCTAAACGACACTCCTGATTCTGTCAAGCTCTTCATGGCCAACAATAACGTATCCGCCGGCAGCCTTCCCTTGGCCAATCTGTCGTCCTACCTGCAACTAGCCATTGCTCATCGACGAGG AGGAAACCTAACCTCAAGCTTCGACAG CCAGGGTGAAAAAGCCATCGAGGACATCAAGACGCGGGTTCTGGCTCTCACCGGAAGATTCAACCTCAGCACCGACGCCAACCAAGTTCAACGCGAACGACTCACCATGTTTTCACCGACTT GTCAAATTCCACGGAACACGGATCAGGATGCCTGGACGGACTCATTCTCTATGAATATGCACTTTCAATTGAATTTGACTTCTAGCGACCACGTGGTCGCCGCTAAATtaagaatattcaaattacCACAAGAAAACACAACATCTTCTTCAGAAAGCACATTCgacgaggaggaggaagaCGAGAAGAAGATCAGGATATCGGTCTACTATTACACGAAAACTTTGAAGAGGCATCGAT CGAAGAAACGCCTGATGGATTCGGTAGTGACTCCTCTCACATCCAAAGGTACCCATTTGGCGTTGGATGTGAGACAAAGTCTTCGATTCTGGAGATTGAACCAACGCAATTCTCATGGAAACGGAAGTAACCATGGGCTGGTAATACAAGTTGAAGATCAAGATGGCAGGCCGCTGAAACCGGCTCTATATATTCAACAACCGTCTTGCGCGGATCAGGATTCAGATCAGAAG ACCAGCGAGTACCTGCACTCTTCGTACGAGCCTGTACTCGTTACGTTCGCATCGTAA
- the LOC132913636 gene encoding uncharacterized protein LOC132913636 isoform X1 produces MVVVMEFSGFFVLLLVVSIANSVSGHHHHRSVHADDKKKGDLMDHVKRYAASDNENVVLSEGDKSKSLRGEEAKGTVPFSERRLEKMLEKAILKIITGDLSTGDMLLLKSLNYSLEEVLAIRERELNKKKDEELRKKENIKSWSKVLYGDGEKKSKNWNKNSMGRSSSKNPDFENVKREDKKNRHVDRSPSYKDFDFEAYNRQAILDYENLPSNLEFQQSWSEPTVVDYEEATKASKEQDIANNLHRDFDRAMEPHVVFKIRYDDSEFDSSSGSDENNKNHLRMPKHHVSMMRHTTSRNTGNSFHASTSSPLSSTTATTVPLVYQLSSTNIKGNYLNNDPIATTLSTSSTVSTTKSTISDKISEEKNGTDIVVHVTNSTDKIEISKSVEKLSENKRISEYEGLEWVEDDVYRVIPEFVDSLGFENTEDNETSDYEDSIHDSRLNWNPEDNENDTLGYLNDTPDSVKLFMANNNVSAGSLPLANLSSYLQLAIAHRRGGNLTSSFDSQGEKAIEDIKTRVLALTGRFNLSTDANQVQRERLTMFSPTCQIPRNTDQDAWTDSFSMNMHFQLNLTSSDHVVAAKLRIFKLPQENTTSSSESTFDEEEEDEKKIRISVYYYTKTLKRHRSKKRLMDSVVTPLTSKGTHLALDVRQSLRFWRLNQRNSHGNGSNHGLVIQVEDQDGRPLKPALYIQQPSCADQDSDQKAYQRVPALFVRACTRYVRIVNGKTETYVNCRH; encoded by the exons ATGGTGGTCGTCATGGAATTCTCTGGGTTCTTCGTATTGTTGTTGGTCGTCTCGATTGCAAACAGTGTCTCGGGCCACCATCATCACCGCAGTGTGCACGCGGACGACAAGAAGAAGGGAGATCTGATGGACCACGTGAAAAGGTACGCGGCCAGTGACAACGAGAACGTGGTGCTCTCCGAGGGCGACAAGAGTAAGAGTCTGAGGGGCGAAGAAGCTAAAGGCACCGTTCCCTTCAGCGAAAGGAGGCTGGAGAAGATGCTGGAGAAAGCTATCCTAAAAATAATCACTGGCGATCTCAGCACGGGTGACATGTTGCTATTAAAAAGCCTAAATTACAGTCTGGAGGAAGTTCTGGCGATTCGTGAGAGGGAGCTGAACaagaagaaagacgaagaactgaggaaaaaggaaaatataaaatcttggTCGAAGGTGTTGTACGGAgatggagaaaagaaaagtaaaaattggaataaaaattccatgGGCCGTTCGTCTTCGAAGAACCCTGATTTTGAAAACGTTAAAcgagaagataaaaagaatcgTCACGTGGATAGGTCACCTTCTTACAAAGATTTCGATTTTGAGGCGTATAATCGACAGGCGATTCTCGATTACGAGAACTTACCCTCCAACTTAGAATTTCAGCAATCCTGGTCGGAACCCACGGTTGTCGACTACGAAGAAGCTACCAAAGCTTCCAAGGAACAGGACATCGCAAATAATCTTCATCGTGACTTTGACAGAGCTATGGAGCCTCACGTGGTCTTCAAGATCCGATACGACGACTCTGAGTTCGATTCCAGCTCAGGTTCCGacgaaaataacaaaaatcatCTTAGAATGCCTAAACATCACGTTTCGATGATGAGACATACAACTTCGAGGAATACTGGTAATTCCTTTCATGCATCCACATCGTCACCGCTCTCTTCAACTACTGCTACTACTGTGCCTTTGGTTTATCAATTGAGCAGCACCAACATAAAGGGTAACTATCTAAACAATGATCCTATAGCAACCACACTTTCAACATCGAGTACCGTCAGTACCACCAAGAGTACCATTTCAGATAAAATTTCGGAAGAGAAAAATGGTACAGATATCGTCGTTCATGTTACCAATTCTActgataaaatagaaatttcaaaaagtgtAGAGAAACTTAGTGAGAATAAAAGGATCAGTGAATACGAAGGACTCGAATGGGTCGAAGATGACGTTTACAGAGTTATCCCTGAATTCGTGGATTCCCTTGGTTTCGAGAATACCGAGGATAATGAGACATCTGACTATGAAGATTCTATTCACGATTCCCGACTAAATTGGAATCCGGAGGATAACGAAAATGATACGTTGGGGTATCTAAACGACACTCCTGATTCTGTCAAGCTCTTCATGGCCAACAATAACGTATCCGCCGGCAGCCTTCCCTTGGCCAATCTGTCGTCCTACCTGCAACTAGCCATTGCTCATCGACGAGG AGGAAACCTAACCTCAAGCTTCGACAG CCAGGGTGAAAAAGCCATCGAGGACATCAAGACGCGGGTTCTGGCTCTCACCGGAAGATTCAACCTCAGCACCGACGCCAACCAAGTTCAACGCGAACGACTCACCATGTTTTCACCGACTT GTCAAATTCCACGGAACACGGATCAGGATGCCTGGACGGACTCATTCTCTATGAATATGCACTTTCAATTGAATTTGACTTCTAGCGACCACGTGGTCGCCGCTAAATtaagaatattcaaattacCACAAGAAAACACAACATCTTCTTCAGAAAGCACATTCgacgaggaggaggaagaCGAGAAGAAGATCAGGATATCGGTCTACTATTACACGAAAACTTTGAAGAGGCATCGAT CGAAGAAACGCCTGATGGATTCGGTAGTGACTCCTCTCACATCCAAAGGTACCCATTTGGCGTTGGATGTGAGACAAAGTCTTCGATTCTGGAGATTGAACCAACGCAATTCTCATGGAAACGGAAGTAACCATGGGCTGGTAATACAAGTTGAAGATCAAGATGGCAGGCCGCTGAAACCGGCTCTATATATTCAACAACCGTCTTGCGCGGATCAGGATTCAGATCAGAAGGCAT ACCAGCGAGTACCTGCACTCTTCGTACGAGCCTGTACTCGTTACGTTCGCATCGTAAATGGAAAAACGGAGACGTACGTCAACTGCAGGCATTAG
- the LOC132913636 gene encoding uncharacterized protein LOC132913636 isoform X2 has product MVVVMEFSGFFVLLLVVSIANSVSGHHHHRSVHADDKKKGDLMDHVKRYAASDNENVVLSEGDKSKSLRGEEAKGTVPFSERRLEKMLEKAILKIITGDLSTGDMLLLKSLNYSLEEVLAIRERELNKKKDEELRKKENIKSWSKVLYGDGEKKSKNWNKNSMGRSSSKNPDFENVKREDKKNRHVDRSPSYKDFDFEAYNRQAILDYENLPSNLEFQQSWSEPTVVDYEEATKASKEQDIANNLHRDFDRAMEPHVVFKIRYDDSEFDSSSGSDENNKNHLRMPKHHVSMMRHTTSRNTGNSFHASTSSPLSSTTATTVPLVYQLSSTNIKGNYLNNDPIATTLSTSSTVSTTKSTISDKISEEKNGTDIVVHVTNSTDKIEISKSVEKLSENKRISEYEGLEWVEDDVYRVIPEFVDSLGFENTEDNETSDYEDSIHDSRLNWNPEDNENDTLGYLNDTPDSVKLFMANNNVSAGSLPLANLSSYLQLAIAHRRGQGEKAIEDIKTRVLALTGRFNLSTDANQVQRERLTMFSPTCQIPRNTDQDAWTDSFSMNMHFQLNLTSSDHVVAAKLRIFKLPQENTTSSSESTFDEEEEDEKKIRISVYYYTKTLKRHRSKKRLMDSVVTPLTSKGTHLALDVRQSLRFWRLNQRNSHGNGSNHGLVIQVEDQDGRPLKPALYIQQPSCADQDSDQKAYQRVPALFVRACTRYVRIVNGKTETYVNCRH; this is encoded by the exons ATGGTGGTCGTCATGGAATTCTCTGGGTTCTTCGTATTGTTGTTGGTCGTCTCGATTGCAAACAGTGTCTCGGGCCACCATCATCACCGCAGTGTGCACGCGGACGACAAGAAGAAGGGAGATCTGATGGACCACGTGAAAAGGTACGCGGCCAGTGACAACGAGAACGTGGTGCTCTCCGAGGGCGACAAGAGTAAGAGTCTGAGGGGCGAAGAAGCTAAAGGCACCGTTCCCTTCAGCGAAAGGAGGCTGGAGAAGATGCTGGAGAAAGCTATCCTAAAAATAATCACTGGCGATCTCAGCACGGGTGACATGTTGCTATTAAAAAGCCTAAATTACAGTCTGGAGGAAGTTCTGGCGATTCGTGAGAGGGAGCTGAACaagaagaaagacgaagaactgaggaaaaaggaaaatataaaatcttggTCGAAGGTGTTGTACGGAgatggagaaaagaaaagtaaaaattggaataaaaattccatgGGCCGTTCGTCTTCGAAGAACCCTGATTTTGAAAACGTTAAAcgagaagataaaaagaatcgTCACGTGGATAGGTCACCTTCTTACAAAGATTTCGATTTTGAGGCGTATAATCGACAGGCGATTCTCGATTACGAGAACTTACCCTCCAACTTAGAATTTCAGCAATCCTGGTCGGAACCCACGGTTGTCGACTACGAAGAAGCTACCAAAGCTTCCAAGGAACAGGACATCGCAAATAATCTTCATCGTGACTTTGACAGAGCTATGGAGCCTCACGTGGTCTTCAAGATCCGATACGACGACTCTGAGTTCGATTCCAGCTCAGGTTCCGacgaaaataacaaaaatcatCTTAGAATGCCTAAACATCACGTTTCGATGATGAGACATACAACTTCGAGGAATACTGGTAATTCCTTTCATGCATCCACATCGTCACCGCTCTCTTCAACTACTGCTACTACTGTGCCTTTGGTTTATCAATTGAGCAGCACCAACATAAAGGGTAACTATCTAAACAATGATCCTATAGCAACCACACTTTCAACATCGAGTACCGTCAGTACCACCAAGAGTACCATTTCAGATAAAATTTCGGAAGAGAAAAATGGTACAGATATCGTCGTTCATGTTACCAATTCTActgataaaatagaaatttcaaaaagtgtAGAGAAACTTAGTGAGAATAAAAGGATCAGTGAATACGAAGGACTCGAATGGGTCGAAGATGACGTTTACAGAGTTATCCCTGAATTCGTGGATTCCCTTGGTTTCGAGAATACCGAGGATAATGAGACATCTGACTATGAAGATTCTATTCACGATTCCCGACTAAATTGGAATCCGGAGGATAACGAAAATGATACGTTGGGGTATCTAAACGACACTCCTGATTCTGTCAAGCTCTTCATGGCCAACAATAACGTATCCGCCGGCAGCCTTCCCTTGGCCAATCTGTCGTCCTACCTGCAACTAGCCATTGCTCATCGACGAGG CCAGGGTGAAAAAGCCATCGAGGACATCAAGACGCGGGTTCTGGCTCTCACCGGAAGATTCAACCTCAGCACCGACGCCAACCAAGTTCAACGCGAACGACTCACCATGTTTTCACCGACTT GTCAAATTCCACGGAACACGGATCAGGATGCCTGGACGGACTCATTCTCTATGAATATGCACTTTCAATTGAATTTGACTTCTAGCGACCACGTGGTCGCCGCTAAATtaagaatattcaaattacCACAAGAAAACACAACATCTTCTTCAGAAAGCACATTCgacgaggaggaggaagaCGAGAAGAAGATCAGGATATCGGTCTACTATTACACGAAAACTTTGAAGAGGCATCGAT CGAAGAAACGCCTGATGGATTCGGTAGTGACTCCTCTCACATCCAAAGGTACCCATTTGGCGTTGGATGTGAGACAAAGTCTTCGATTCTGGAGATTGAACCAACGCAATTCTCATGGAAACGGAAGTAACCATGGGCTGGTAATACAAGTTGAAGATCAAGATGGCAGGCCGCTGAAACCGGCTCTATATATTCAACAACCGTCTTGCGCGGATCAGGATTCAGATCAGAAGGCAT ACCAGCGAGTACCTGCACTCTTCGTACGAGCCTGTACTCGTTACGTTCGCATCGTAAATGGAAAAACGGAGACGTACGTCAACTGCAGGCATTAG